Proteins encoded by one window of Aspergillus puulaauensis MK2 DNA, chromosome 4, nearly complete sequence:
- a CDS encoding uncharacterized protein (COG:S;~EggNog:ENOG410PNUZ;~InterPro:IPR031348;~PFAM:PF17111), whose protein sequence is MADPLSIATGVVALSGVALQAGKSLLQTIESIRNSKRAARELRDEVEALLQTLEVLKNVVKGYETELSALKLPLQRCAVACKELGELISQCVKHSDGERTSLRDWTKLQYLGDDISNYKNVLANYKATINIALGGATFQSVAVTREMLQNYKDMIHDTTSDLEDRLSEIEQKRATSYSSEELATTINHEELRQIEEEKQSTTDCLQICQQVSGYIEQYQLKCQDKTEGPASSSPHENTTTAKPNSSISQQIAQGYLNTCLQNMNAASARLQQHFSQLEANLQSNGSRAMSNQVTDDLQKIKEEKETITQCLNICADASSLSESSRVNIFEDVASLDDSQQVLVSTIGDLLNAKRINTGMRSLQVLGQMSDDTLQHLSLRHDHQGDNVVNVNGKEGTDFQSRHGTGRSLWNEKSGQKSGSLRSAP, encoded by the exons ATGGCAGATCCTTTATCAATTGCTACCGGGGTGGTTGCCCTCTCTGGAGTTGCTCTCCAGGCTGGCAAATCATTGCTTCAGACGATCGAAAGTATCCGAAACTCCAAGCGCGCCGCCAGAGAACTCCGAGACGAGGTCGAGGCCCTCCTGCAGACCCTCGAGGTCCTTAAAAACGTGGTCAAGGGATATGAGACCGAGCTCTCGGCTTTGAAGCTACCTTTACAGCGATGCGCCGTCGCCTGCAAGGAACTAGGTGAATTGATTAGCCAATGTGTCAAGCACTCAGACGGGGAAAGGACAAGCTTGCGAGATTGGACTAAGCTTCAATACTTGGGTGATGACATTTCGAATTATAAGAATGTGCTCGCCAACTACAAGGCAACTATCAATATTGCCCTTGGGGGCGCGACTTT CCAGTCTGTTGCTGTTACTCGCGAGATGCTCCAGAACTACAAGGACATGATACATGATACTACCTCAGATCTTGAGGACCGACTGAGCGAAATCGAACAGAAACGAGCTACTAGCTATTCCTCCGAAGAACTAGCCACAACTATTAACCATGAAGAATTACGACAaatagaagaagaaaagcagagTACAACAGACTGCCTTCAGATCTGTCAACAAGTCTCAGGGTATATCGAGCAGTATCAATTAAAATGCCAGGATAAAACAGAAGGACCTGCTAGCTCATCACCTCACGAGAACACAACAACTGCAAAGCCCAATTCTAGTATATCTCAGCAAATAGCTCAAGGCTATTTGAATACCTGCCTTCAGAATATGAATGCAGCATCGGCTCGGCTTCAGCAACATTTCAGTCAATTGGAGGCGAATTTGCAGAGTAACGGGAGCCGGGCAATGTCCAACCAGGTTACTGACGACCTTCAAAAaatcaaggaagagaaggagacaaTTACTCAATGTCTTAATATTTGTGCAGACGCCTCGAGTCTATCTGAGAGCTCTCGGGTCAATATTTTTGAAGACGTGGCTTCTCTGGATGACTCGCAACAAGTGCTAGTGTCGACTATTGGCGATTTATTGAACGCTAAACGGATTAATACTGGAATGAGGTCACTGCAAGTGCTTGGTCAAATGTCCGATGATACGCTACAGCATTTGTCTCTTCGCCATGATCACCAGGGTGATAACGTGGTGAATGTGAATGGGAAAGAGGGTACTGATTTTCAAAGTCGACACGGCACAGGTCGATCCCTCTGGAACGAGAAATCTGGACAGAAATCAGGCAGCCTTCGTTCGGCGCCATAA
- a CDS encoding uncharacterized protein (COG:S;~EggNog:ENOG410PICT;~InterPro:IPR015943;~SECRETED:SignalP(1-22);~go_function: GO:0005515 - protein binding [Evidence IEA]), with the protein MLYHPLKSLVAALAFGVATTSAASSQAIKSRRLTEYLMPVTQQTHEPARVPNTNFVLLTQMSSSELVKIELDAATEDPIAYQSFPMGKNSSSMLHGAWPSVKNPGLMWLSLQGENKLLLVDPGKELSTPPQIKHTIDIPKPGNGPHCVFEIGDRVWAGLKDASPQNGQYYAFSVDLHNSSDWKLYQSLSSPVFIREEPTTGLIYVTQDWSSSIMRIDLATDEITQLPIPPSVGNTAVGMASVTGALSGVWFTLAGNATGGTGTFGHIGADGQIKFFSLRQKVLGGNAALLHVADASTKDEPALWILSTSLLSTESPDALIHVTFDQSGSTIKGEEYISLQTQNAKAHRVLVLDSSVLVSELNTFTLAQLKYENTVAGQWLPSKVVSDNKVYDEAG; encoded by the coding sequence ATGCTATACCATCCTCTCAAGTCCCTGGTGGCCGCACTGGCGTTCGGCGTTGCCACCACGTCGGCAGCGAGCTCCCAGGCAATCAAGAGCCGTCGTCTCACCGAGTATCTGATGCCAGTCACTCAGCAGACGCACGAACCTGCTCGCGTGCCCAACACAAACTTCGTGCTACTGACCCAGATGTCAAGCAGCGAGCTTGTCAAGATCGAGCTCGATGCAGCCACCGAGGACCCCATCGCCTACCAGTCGTTCCCCATGGGCAAGAACAGCAGTTCGATGCTCCATGGTGCCTGGCCCTCCGTCAAAAACCCCGGCCTGATGTGGCTGTCCTTGCAAGGCGAGAACAAGCTGCTCCTCGTCGACCCCGGCAAGGAGCTCTCGACTCCACCGCAAATCAAACACACCATCGACATCCCCAAGCCCGGCAACGGTCCTCACTGCGTGTTTGAGATTGGCGACCGCGTCTGGGCTGGTCTCAAGGACGCCTCCCCGCAAAACGGCCAGTACTACGCCTTCTCTGTCGACCTCCACAACTCCTCCGACTGGAAGCTGTACCAGTCTCTCAGCAGCCCTGTCTTCATCAGAGAGGAGCCAACCACCGGCTTGATCTACGTCACTCAAGACTGGAGCTCGTCCATCATGCGCATCGACCTCGCCACCGACGAGATAACCCAGCTGCCAATCCCTCCCAGCGTCGGCAACACTGCTGTTGGCATGGCGTCCGTTACCGGTGCCCTAAGTGGTGTCTGGTTCACTCTCGCCGGGAATGCCACCGGCGGCACCGGGACCTTCGGCCATATCGGCGCGGATGGACAGATCAAGTTCTTCTCTCTTCGACAAAAGGTTCTCGGCGGCAATGCTGCCTTACTCCACGTCGCGGATGCGTCGACAAAGGACGAGCCGGCTCTGTGGATCCTGTCCACCTCCCTGCTCAGCACCGAGTCGCCCGATGCCCTGATCCACGTTACCTTTGACCAGTCAGGTTCCACTATCAAGGGCGAGGAGTATATCTCACTGCAAACTCAGAATGCGAAGGCTCACCGTGTGCTGGTCTTGGATTCGTCTGTTTTGGTTTCGGAGCTTAACACCTTCACCCTCGCGCAGCTCAAGTACGAAAATACCGTTGCAGGGCAGTGGCTGCCATCCAAGGTTGTCAGCGACAACAAGGTTTACGATGAGGCTGGCTAA
- a CDS encoding uncharacterized protein (COG:S;~EggNog:ENOG410PXXK;~InterPro:IPR020864;~PFAM:PF01823): MDTPPEPLPACGLLGRGITLFPGSNLFDYREILGAAGKSQLLKFNFNNEAARVPVTNKQFLVPEGVFIIPGGTDIIAEDLFCTTGDALANDLATNPSLGLRYLGISEEGDGKFGHRVSFNAKYLFGLWSIGNIGYTAQYDVQNLERAINADLIRTAQELPYWDENDASARDAYAGFFATWGTHVITGCCSGARYHLQITRPDASDESKKNFREHIQTEYSSVMGVKGGAEDTAQYREYLGRHESKCSVIGGNPQLKRNLSSDPTSSRLFNEWIGSIGASGTQDIVNVLVDSIYNLLLRSPSPEHKEIGDKIQRASLFNSKFITATGVFKVKGIGGATGRVSSCELRGTPGISLQGIPRPGTTVSVISETKFEAQQLSGDEIECDVIMSAPPLTPVEVVLVSSKDELSQDNPFVFDLILQIYPKGLSGAITVGLGGKGYEGSVTLPSLTAIGDYIAE; the protein is encoded by the exons ATGGATACTCCGCCTGAACCACTTCCCGCTTGCGGGCTATTGGGACGTGGGATCACTCTCTTTCCGG GTTCTAATTTATTCGACTATCGAGAAATTTTGGGGGCGGCTGGAAAAAGCCAGCTTCTAAaattcaacttcaacaaTGAAGCGGCTAGAGTTCCAGTAACAAATAAGCAATTTCTAGTTCCCGAAGGTGTCTTCATAATCCCTGGGGGAACAGACATTATTGCTGAGGATTTATTTTGCACGACTGGAGACGCCTTAGCAAATGATCTGGCAACAAATCCATCATTAGGTCTTCGGTATTTGGGCATCTCGGAGGAAGGGGACGGTAAATTTGGTCACAGGGTATCTTTCAATGCTAAATATCTATTTGGCCTCTGGAGCATCGGTAATATCGGTTATACTGCCCAGTATGACGTGCAAAACCTGGAAAGAGCCATCAACGCAGACCTCATCCGGACCGCACAGGAACTTCCGTACTGGGACGAGAATGATGCTTCAGCACGAGATGCATATGCAGGGTTTTTTGCAACATGGGGCACACATGTTATCACGGGCTGTTGTTCTGGGGCCCGGTACCACCTCCAGATCACAAGGCCTGACGCATCTGACGAATCGAAAAAGAACTTCCGCGAACATATCCAAACAGAGTATAGCTCGGTTATGGGTGTCAAAGGGGGGGCAGAAGACACAGCCCAATATAGAGAATACTTAGGCCGACATGAGAGTAAATGCTCTGTCATAGGGGGAAACCCACAGCTAAAGAGAAACTTGTCAAGCGATCCTACTAGCTCCCGTCTTTTCAATGAATGGATAGGAAGTATAGGTGCAAGTGGAACGCAAGACATTGTCAATGTGTTGGTTGACAGCATTTACAATTTACTCCTCAGGAGCCCCAGCCCGGAACACAAGGAAATTGGGGACAAGATTCAGAGAGCGTCGCTTTTCAATTCAAAGTTCATCACCGCCACAGGAGtcttcaaggtcaagggAATTGGCGGTGCAACAGGCCGTGTTAGCTCCTGTGAGCTTCGGGGTACTCCTGGTATCAGCTTACAAGGGATCCCTCGCCCGGGAACTACAGTGTCCGTCATTTCAGAAACCAAGTTTGAAGCACAGCAATTATCTGGAGACGAGATTGAGTGTGATGTTATTATGAGTGCACCTCCCCTGACACCAGTTGAGGTGGTCCTTGTATCATCCAAGGATGAGTTATCTCAAGACAATCCGTTTGTGTTTGACCTAATATTACAGATCTATCCGAAAGGTCTATCAGGAGCAATAACtgtgggtttgggtggtAAGGGTTATGAAGGAAGTGTTACCCTTCCAAGTTTGACCGCAATAGGCGATTACATTGCGGAATAA
- a CDS encoding beta-glucosidase (CAZy:GH3;~COG:G;~EggNog:ENOG410PJ4A;~InterPro:IPR017853,IPR036962,IPR002772,IPR036881, IPR026891,IPR013783,IPR001764;~PFAM:PF14310,PF00933,PF01915;~SECRETED:SignalP(1-20);~go_function: GO:0004553 - hydrolase activity, hydrolyzing O-glycosyl compounds [Evidence IEA];~go_process: GO:0005975 - carbohydrate metabolic process [Evidence IEA]) gives MLDIKALVAVVATLCSLTHATPQDVYHGNVVQSDTFFYGQSPPVYPTPEITGIGDWDEALSKAQAMVGMMTLAEKVNLTGGYENTTSSCSGKVRAIKRLGFPGMCLQDGPAGVKGAEGVNGYPAGLHIGASWNKTNAYERARAMAGEFKRKGATLSLGPAVLGPLGKIPHGGRNWEGFGVDPYLSGILGAESVRATQDEGIISCTKHFVGNEQETHRFQNIDRKNNHTIETLSSNIDDKTMHELYMWAFADAIHGGTASIMCSYQRVNNSYACHNSKAMNGLLKTELGFQGFVISDWEAQKVGVASALAGLDMTMPFGETYWGSHLAQAVHNGSVPESQIDDMATRIIAAWYYSRQDDTGLPPVGAGFPADLLAPHDFVNARDPDDAAILMDAAIEGHVLVKNDRQALPLLKPRMLAVYGYDAKTPGRNNPENGFSDWMLGFEAHDYQQVNCGDFGTNLGPCPPYFTPFANGTLVGGGGSGAIAPFYVEGPLEALQARARRENTQLFWDVETRNSNSTVPGAADACLVFINAFSSEARDRLSLRDDFSDALVLNIAAQCSNTIVVVHTAGIRLVDQWIEHPNVTAAIIAHLPGQDSGEAITRILYGDVSPSGKLTYTIARNESDYGSLLKPATSSGWDRYFPQDNFTEGPYIDYRAFDQRGIEPRFEFGFGLTYTTFEYSNLAIHRAADASNLSVFPVDPIVPGGHADLWDTVAVVTADVTNSGDIEAAEVAQLYLGIPGGDQPPRQLRGFDKAVVRPGETKTLEFELRRRDLSVWDVTAQQWRLLTGSEYRVFVGASSRQLNLNGTFVL, from the exons ATGCTGGACATCAAGGCGCTGGTGGCTGTAGTGGCCACTCTCTGCTCACTAACGCACGCCACTCCGCAAGACGTTTACCATGGAAATGTTGTCCAGAGTGATACATTCTTCTATGGTCAGAGTCCCCCGGTATATCCGACCCCGGAGATCACTGGGATCGGGGACTGGGATGAGGCGCTCTCCAAAGCACAGGCGATGGTGGGCATGATGACACTAGCTGAGAAAGTCAACCTCACTGGGGGTTATGAGAATACCACGAGTAGTTGCTCTGGTAAAGTCCGCGCGATAAAGCGCCTTGGCTTCCCGGGTATGTGCTTGCAGGATGGCCCAGCTGGAGTCAAAGGTGCCGAGGGAGTCAATGGATATCCAGCTGGCCTGCATATTGGTGCGAG CTGGAACAAAACCAATGCATATGAACGGGCAAGGGCCATGGCAGGCGAATTCAAAAGAAAGGGGGCTACTCTGAGTCTGGGGCCGGCAGTATTAGGGCCACTGGGCAAGATCCCTCATGGGGGACGAAACTGGGAGGGCTTCGGTGTCGACCCATACCTTAGCGGCATTCTTGGAGCTGAGTCTGTCAGAGCTACCCAGGACGAGGGCATAATCTCATGTACCAAG CACTTTGTTGGAAACGAGCAAGAAACACACCGATTCCAGAACATCGATCGCAAGAACAACCACACTATTGAGACACTGTCGTCCAACATTGACGACAAGACCATGCACGAACTATACATGTGGGCCTTTGCAGATGCCATCCATGGTGGGACGGCTAGTATAA TGTGCTCGTACCAGCGCGTGAACAACAGCTACGCATGTCACAACAGCAAGGCCATGAATGGTCTCCTCAAGACAGAGTTAGGATTCCAGGGCTTCGTGATCAGTGATTGGGAGGCCCAGAAAGTAGGAGTTGCAAGTGCATTGGCCGGCCTTGACATGACGATGCCTTTCGGGGAGACATATTGGGGCTCACATCTAGCCCAGGCTGTCCACAACGGCTCAGTTCCCGAGTCACAAATTGATGACATGGCTACCAGGATCATCGCCGCCTGGTACTATAGCCGACAGGATGACACCGGCCTTCCACCGGTGGGAGCGGGCTTTCCTGCAGACCTACTAGCACCTCATGATTTCGTAAACGCTCGTGACCCCGACGACGCAGCCATCCTCATGGACGCGGCCATCGAGGGCCATGTCCTGGTGAAAAACGACAGGCAAGCTCTGCCATTGTTGAAGCCGCGCATGCTCGCCGTCTACGGATATGATGCGAAGACACCCGGACGCAACAACCCAGAAAACGGGTTCAGCGACTGGATGCTCGGGTTTGAGGCACACGATTACCAGCAAGTGAACTGCGGTGACTTTGGGACCAATCTAGGCCCGTGTCCTCCCTACTTCACCCCCTTTGCGAACGGGACGTTGGTGGGTGGCGGAGGGTCCGGTGCCATTGCCCCCTTCTACGTCGAAGGCCCTCTTGAAGCCCTGCAGGCACGAGCTCGCCGAGAGAATACACAGCTGTTCTGGGATGTCGAGACGCGCAATTCCAACAGCACGGTACCAGGGGCAGCTGATGCGTGCCTGGTCTTCATCAATGCCTTTTCCTCCGAGGCTCGCGACCGGCTGAGCCTTCGCGACGACTTTTCAGACGCTCTGGTGCTGAATATCGCCGCGCAGTGCAGCAATACGATTGTCGTTGTTCACACCGCTGGAATCCGCTTGGTGGACCAGTGGATCGAGCACCCGAATGTCACCGCGGCGATCATCGCGCACCTCCCAGGCCAGGACTCGGGCGAGGCTATCACTCGCATTCTATACGGCGACGTGAGCCCCAGTGGGAAGCTCACCTATACCATTGCTCGGAATGAGTCGGACTATGGCTCGCTTCTCAAACCCGCTACATCTAGCGGCTGGGATCGATACTTCCCTCAGGACAATTTCACCGAGGGCCCCTATATTGACTATCGAGCCTTTGACCAGCGCGGGATTGAGCCGCGCTTCGAGTTCGGGTTCGGACTTACTTACACGACGTTTGAATACTCCAACCTGGCAATCCACCGGGCTGCGGACGCTTCGAATCTATCTGTTTTCCCTGTCGATCCAATAGTCCCCGGAGGTCACGCAGATCTCTGGGATACTGTGGCCGTGGTGACCGCCGATGTGACGAATAGTGGAGACATTGAGGCAGCTGAAGTTGCTCAGCTCTATCTCGGGATTCCTGGCGGAGATCAGCCACCAAGGCAGCTGCGTGGATTCGACAAGGCTGTAGTCCGCCCGGGCGAGACCAAGACTCTTGAATTCGAGCTCCGTCGACGAGATCTCAGTGTCTGGGACGTGACAGCACAGCAGTGGAGGCTGCTAACGGGATCAGAGTACCGTGTGTTTGTTGGTGCTAGCTCAAGACAATTGAATCTGAATGGGACATTTGTGCTGTAG